The Phoenix dactylifera cultivar Barhee BC4 chromosome 9, palm_55x_up_171113_PBpolish2nd_filt_p, whole genome shotgun sequence genome window below encodes:
- the LOC103701915 gene encoding AP2/ERF and B3 domain-containing transcription repressor RAV2-like translates to MYGSSVEELSSEYKKRPAPVPEQLRRMGSVVLDPTPDMGFETESRKLPSSRYKGVVPQPNGRWGAQIYEKHQRVWLGTFAEEADAARAYDAAAQRFRGREAVTNFTPLSESDDDGAAELAFLASHSKAEIVDMMRKHTYCDELRQSKRAGKASRGTVGKRNPPSSLGLARDLLFSKPVTPSDVGKLNRLVIPKQHAEKHFPLKFGSATTGMLLNFEDVCGKIWRFRYSYWNSSQSYVLTKGWSRFVKEKSLKAGDVVGFWRSRGPERQLYIDWKPRGVAADATVPRAGHLQVVRLFGVNIFRTPVGCGGGNGSGGDGKSGGERELFPQEQFVKKQRVGALWY, encoded by the coding sequence ATGTACGGCAGCTCCGTTGAAGAACTGTCAAGCGAGTACAAAAAGCGGCCGGCGCCGGTGCCGGAGCAGTTGCGCCGCATGGGCAGCGTCGTGCTTGACCCGACACCGGATATGGGCTTCGAGACCGAGTCCCGAAAGCTGCCCTCCTCTAGATACAAGGGCGTGGTCCCCCAGCCCAACGGCCGCTGGGGCGCCCAGATCTACGAGAAGCACCAGCGCGTGTGGCTCGGCACGTTCGCCGAGGAGGCCGACGCCGCCCGGGCCTACGACGCCGCCGCCCAGCGCTTCCGCGGCCGCGAAGCCGTCACCAACTTCACTCCCCTCTCGGAGAGCGACGACGACGGCGCGGCGGAGCTTGCCTTCCTCGCCTCCCACTCCAAGGCGGAGATTGTGGACATGATGCGCAAGCACACCTACTGCGACGAGCTCCGGCAGAGCAAGCGCGCCGGAAAGGCCAGCCGGGGCACCGTCGGTAAGAGAAACCCGCCGAGCTCATTAGGGTTAGCTCGCGATTTATTATTCAGCAAGCCTGTGACGCCGAGCGATGTCGGGAAGCTGAACCGGCTGGTCATACCGAAGCAGCATGCCGAAAAGCACTTCCCGCTGAAGTTCGGCAGCGCCACCACCGGGATGCTGCTCAATTTTGAGGATGTGTGCGGGAAGATATGGCGATTTCGGTATTCCTACTGGAACAGTAGCCAGAGCTATGTGCTAACCAAAGGGTGGAGCCGGTTTGTGAAGGAGAAGAGCTTGAAAGCTGGAGATGTGGTTGGTTTCTGGCGGTCGAGGGGGCCGGAGAGGCAGCTTTATATCGATTGGAAACCGCGAGGGGTCGCGGCGGATGCGACTGTCCCGCGGGCGGGGCATCTGCAGGTGGTGAGGCTATTTGGGGTCAACATTTTCAGAACTCCGGTTGGTTGTGGAGGTGGTAATGGTAGTGGAGGGGACGGCAAGagcgggggagagagggagttgTTTCCACAGGAGCAGTTCGTTAAAAAGCAGCGCGTAGGAGCCCTGTGGTACTAG